In the genome of Devosia rhizoryzae, the window CCACGTCTATATCGAGCCGGAGTGGCGCGAAGTGGTGGGTGGTCCGTCCAACATGGAAGAGGACATGCTCGATTTTGCTTTTGACGTTGAAGCGTCGAGCCGCCTCTCGTGCCAGATCAAGGTTCGCGATGCGCTGGATGGGCTCGTGGTGCGCGTGCCAAA includes:
- a CDS encoding 2Fe-2S iron-sulfur cluster-binding protein — its product is MTKITFITARDERIETVAENGSTVMETAIMNAVPGIIAECGGACTCATCHVYIEPEWREVVGGPSNMEEDMLDFAFDVEASSRLSCQIKVRDALDGLVVRVPKRQG